A stretch of the Capsicum annuum cultivar UCD-10X-F1 chromosome 10, UCD10Xv1.1, whole genome shotgun sequence genome encodes the following:
- the LOC107845230 gene encoding protein MIZU-KUSSEI 1-like — protein sequence MEQYEQTLFSNTLPRTSSCNSYNNLIIIPSNYNNNTIIHQDSNSSYSSLSLIHQKNRDGVKVNFNFLRSLLLKIISLHAMLPICMWLKYLPTYLTSNSCRKVTGTLFGHRRGHVSFAIQDNSTSSEPIFIIEFAITTSILVKEMSSAFVRIALECEKAPRGSKQLRLFREPNWTMYCNGRKCGQALLRACNDSDRHILNTVWNVSVGAGVIPVVGDGRKGGDSEGELMYMRANFDRVIGNRHSEAFYMMNIDGNGGPELSIYLIRT from the coding sequence ATGGAACAATATGAACAAACATTGTTTTCTAATACCCTCCCAAGAACAAGTAGTTGCAATAGCTACAACAATCTTATTATCATTCCAtcaaattacaataataatactATCATTCATCAAGATTCTAATTCCTCATATAGTTCTCTTTCTCTTATCCATCAGAAAAATCGCGATGGAGTCAAAGTCAACTTTAATTTTCTCAGGTCTCTTCTTCTAAAAATTATTTCCTTACACGCTATGCTTCCAATATGCATGTGGCTTAAATATTTACCTACATATCTTACATCTAATTCGTGTCGAAAAGTCACTGGAACTTTGTTCGGTCATCGTAGAGGCCACGTCAGCTTCGCCATTCAAGATAATTCCACGTCATCAGAGCCGATTTTTATAATCGAATTCGCCATCACAACATCTATTTTAGTCAAAGAAATGTCATCGGCCTTTGTACGTATTGCACTCGAGTGCGAAAAAGCGCCACGTGGAAGCAAGCAATTGAGGCTCTTTAGAGAACCTAATTGGACTATGTATTGTAATGGGAGAAAATGTGGGCAAGCGCTTTTGCGTGCGTGCAATGACTCTGACAGACACATTCTAAACACTGTGTGGAATGTGTCAGTCGGGGCAGGAGTGATACCCGTGGTAGGGGATGGGCGAAAGGGCGGCGATTCGGAAGGTGAATTGATGTATATGAGGGCTAATTTTGATCGAGTTATAGGGAATCGTCACTCAGAAGCATTttatatgatgaatattgatggaAATGGAGGACCTGAGCTTAGTATATATCTTATTaggacttga